GAATTTCAGGTCAGTCGTCATGTTTCACGTGAAACAATTTCATAAATACCATATTTCCATGGCTTGATTACTTGCCGATGCAGAATTCCCGGAAGATCAAATCGAGAACATCATCGACTTCCACCCGGCCGGTGATACGGCCCAAAGCCTGCACCGCCAACCGCAAATCCTCGGCCTTCAGCTCCACAACCGGCGCCTGCAGGCCCCGCTGCAGGGCACCGAGGCACCGCTCCAGCGCCGCCCGGTGCCGCAACCTTGTCAGTGCCGGCTGTGCCCCGGGGCTCAGCGCCTGGGCGGCCTTCTCGCTCAGCGCCGTCACCAGCGCCTCGATCCCGGCCCCGGTCACCGCCGATACCGGCAGCAATTTGCGTCCGGCAATCTCGGCTTCCACCGGCTGCCCGGCCAATTCGGCCTTGTTCAATACGACAATGGCCTCGGCGTCAATCTGTGCTGCGACCTCGGCGTCAAAATCCGGCCAGGTGGCCGCGTCGAACACGATGAGCTTGAGATCGGCATATTCCGCGCGTTTCAGGGCCCGGCGGACACCTTCCTGCTCGATCTCGTCGGGACTTTCGCGGAGGCCCGCCGTGTCGGCGATCAGCACCGGATAGCCGCCGAGATCGAGCTTTACCTCGATGACATCGCGCGTCGTGCCGGCGCGTGCCGAGACGATCGCTGCCTCGCGCCCGGCAAGGCGGTTGAGAAGGCTCGACTTCCCCACATTGGGCGCGCCCAGGATCGCCACCGACAATCCCTCGCGCAGCATCTCGCCGCGATGTCCGTCAGAGAGATGCTGCTCGATGCTTTCAGCCAGCACCCGCATGGTCTCGTCGATGAGCATCATCAGCCCCTCGGGCAGATCCTCGTCGGGAAAATCGATGGCAGCCTCAATGCGCGCCAGCGCCGAGATGAGCGCACCGCGCCAGTTTTCATAGAGTTTCGAGAGCTCCCCTTCCGCCTGGCGCAGGGCCTGCCTGCGCTGCGCTTCGGTTTCCGCGGCGATGAGATCGGCGAGACCCTCGATCTCGACGAGGTCAAGTTTGCCATGATCAAACGCACGCCGCGTGAACTCGCCAGGCTCGGCAAGGCGCAGGCCCAAGGCCTGAAGGGTTGAAGCCATCGCCGCGAGGATCGCGGGTCCGCCATGGGTATGCAGCTCCACCACATCCTCGCCGGTGAAACTGTTGGGTGCCGGGAAATAAAGCGCGAGGCCATCATCGAGGGGGATGCGGGACTCTTCAGTTGCTCCCCCCTCACCCCGACCCTCTCCCCGCAAGCGGGGCGAGGGAGTTTCGAGCGAGCTCGATGCACAGCCCCTCGCCCCTCTGGGGAGAGGGGTTGGGGTGAGGGGGCTTTCTTGTGCATAAAACCGCCGCTTCGCCGCGACGCGCGGTGCTGGCAAGGCCCGGTTTGTCAGCGTTTCCAGCACCTCGCCCGCGCGTGGGCCAGAGAGGCGGAACACGGCGCCGCCGGATCTTCCGGCAGGTGTCGCCAAGGCAAAGATGGTGTCGTTCATCGCTCCGCTTTGACGAGACGGTCTTGCCTCAGGAGGTCTTCCGGCAGCTTGTCGGTCGGCTGCAGCATCAACCGTTCAACCCGCTCGCCCTTGATCAGGTGTCGTTGCAGAATCTCTTCCGCATCCTCGACCGAGTGATAGCTGTACCAGATGCCTTCCGGATAAATCACCATGGTCGGCCCCAACTCGCAGCGGTCGAGGCAACCCGATTGATTGACGCGGATGTTGTCGATGCCCAGCTCCTTGGCGCGCGCCTTCATGTAGTTGCGCAGCGGCTCGGCCCCGCGCGACTTGCAGCAGCCGCGCTTGTGCCCGGCCGGGCGCTCATTCACGCAACAGAAGATATGGGTCTCGAAATAGGGTGCCGGATCACCGGGTTTGGAATGCGAATTCATCTCTGATCTGAAACTCTATTTGCTGCTGTCTTTGCCGGCACCCTGCCCGAAAGCCTGCCAGAACATCTTCTGCATCTGCTCGAGGCCGGCGATGCCGGCCGGCATCCAGGTCTTCATCAACGTCTCGGCATCGGTGCCCTTCATCGACGCCATGACCCGCTCCTGCACTTCCTGCATCACGGCATCCTGCATCGGCGCCACATTGGGCAGGCCGAAAAAGGCCCGCGCTTCTTCCGGTGAACATTCGATATCGACATTGATCTTCATCAAGAACTCCCGCCGCTCTGGGCTCATAGTTAAAGGGACACTAGCCCAAGGCATCACAGAACAAAAGCATGACGGCACACGGGATGACGGCAGGTGGGATGACGGCAGGCGGGGGGACGTGGTAAAGCGGGACAGGCCTGCGGAACCAGATCATTTGGCGGTAATTGGGACGGCATGACCGGCTATATCAACTATCTCGACCGGAATCCCGA
This Rhodospirillaceae bacterium DNA region includes the following protein-coding sequences:
- the mnmE gene encoding tRNA uridine-5-carboxymethylaminomethyl(34) synthesis GTPase MnmE: MNDTIFALATPAGRSGGAVFRLSGPRAGEVLETLTNRALPAPRVAAKRRFYAQESPLTPTPLPRGARGCASSSLETPSPRLRGEGRGEGGATEESRIPLDDGLALYFPAPNSFTGEDVVELHTHGGPAILAAMASTLQALGLRLAEPGEFTRRAFDHGKLDLVEIEGLADLIAAETEAQRRQALRQAEGELSKLYENWRGALISALARIEAAIDFPDEDLPEGLMMLIDETMRVLAESIEQHLSDGHRGEMLREGLSVAILGAPNVGKSSLLNRLAGREAAIVSARAGTTRDVIEVKLDLGGYPVLIADTAGLRESPDEIEQEGVRRALKRAEYADLKLIVFDAATWPDFDAEVAAQIDAEAIVVLNKAELAGQPVEAEIAGRKLLPVSAVTGAGIEALVTALSEKAAQALSPGAQPALTRLRHRAALERCLGALQRGLQAPVVELKAEDLRLAVQALGRITGRVEVDDVLDLIFREFCIGK
- a CDS encoding (2Fe-2S) ferredoxin domain-containing protein — translated: MNSHSKPGDPAPYFETHIFCCVNERPAGHKRGCCKSRGAEPLRNYMKARAKELGIDNIRVNQSGCLDRCELGPTMVIYPEGIWYSYHSVEDAEEILQRHLIKGERVERLMLQPTDKLPEDLLRQDRLVKAER